The genome window GAAGCCCCGAACCGCCAGCACCGACGACGATTACGTCGTGTTCGTACATTGTGTCTAAATTTGGCTTACCAGAACTTGAGGTTGTTCTTCACTGCCGAGCGCTTGAGTTCCTGGATGTGCTCGGTCAGCGGGATGTCTTTCGGGCAGACGTTCGTACAGGAGAACTGGGTCTGACAGCGCCAGACGCCGTGTTCCTGGTCGAGGATGTCGTACCGGTGTTGGTGCATCTCCTCGCCCTCGCGGTCGTCCATGGCGAACCGGAATGCCTTGTTCAGCGCCGCCGGGCCGAGGTACTGGTTGTCGCCCGCCGCGATGTTACACGAGGACATGCATGCCCCACACCAGATACAGCGCGTGGACATCTTGATCTTCTCGCGGTTCTCGCGGGATTGTCGCTGTTCTTCGAGTTCGTCACTCGGCTTCTCGCTCGTCTGGAAGTACGGTTCGACCGAGTGCATCTGGTCGTAGAAGTGCTCCATGTCCACGACGAGGTCCTTGACGACTTCCGCGTGTGGAAGCGGTTCGACGCGAACCGTTCCCTTCAGATCGGAAATCTGGGTCTGACAGCCCAGTCGCTGCGTGCCGTTGATAAACAGCGCGTCGCTGCCGCAGATGGCCTGTCGGCAGGAGTGACGGAAGGTAAGCGTCGTGTCGAAGTGGTCACGCGCGTAGATGAGCGCGTCGAGGACGGTCATCCCCTTCTCGTACGGAACGTGGAACTCGTCGAACCGCGGTTCCATCTTCCCCTCGACTTCGGGGTCGTAGCGGAACACCTTGAGGCGAACCGTCTCCCCGTCAGTCTCGGTCGATTCCTGCACTTTCGATGGTTCGTTCCCCCCCTTCTCGGCCCGTCGGCGGTCGCCGGGGGTTTCGGTGCGTTCGGTCTCGCTTTCCTGGTCCGCGTCTTCGGATAGTTGCGTGCTCATTTACATCAACCCGTTCATGGTGAGTGCGACGTAGATACCCTGAATGGCCAGCAGGAGGCCAGCCACGACGAGTACCCATTTCACCGCCGTCTTTCGGCTTCCCGTGAGACCCTGGTTCAGCAGGGCCGCGTACACGCCGTTCACGCCGTGGAACGTCGCCGTGAGGAGGAACAACGTCATCGTGGCGAAGTACCCCCACTGGGACATCCGCGCTTGCGTTCCGAGGAAGGTCACGTCCTCGGCGTGGTGGACGAAGTGGAGCATGAAGAGGTGGAACGCCAGCACGACGATGAGGAACGCCGCCGTAACGCGCTGGAGGAACCACGACATGCTGCCGCTTCGGAACGAGGAGTAGCGCTCCGCCATTTCAGAACGCCCCCGTGAGTAGCGTCGGAATGCTCGCCAATACGATGATGGCGGTCACGATAAGCGACGCGTAGAAGCTCTTGTCCTGCGATTCCAGTCCGAGTCCGAGGTCGATAAAGAGGAGTCTGACGCCGTTGAGAATGTGGAAGACAGCCACGGCGATCAGTCCGACTTCGGCGATTCGGATGACGGTTAGCCCTTCGAGACCCTGGATCGTTTGGGTGTAGTATTTCCCGCTAACGGTCGAGGTACTCAGCACGGCGATATGTGTGAACAGATAGCCGATGAGTACCCACCCAGTAAATTTGTGGAAGATCCAGGCCCACATGCCGGCCGAAAACTCACGCCATCGGCCGAAGTCCTCAATGAGGCCTCGATCATACGATTGACTCATGCCACTCGAATGGTCGGTACCGGGGGCAAATAGAAGTTACTACCTGTCCGCGTATGCGCCCCGAAAATACACCTCGGTTGACCACTCGGCCCCTCAGTACCGAATCCGAAACGGACGCGCATCTCCGGGTCTCTATCGGCTTATCTCTACAACAAATACGGCGAACGTTTGAGTGCTTACAGGAACTAACTATCAGTAATATTCAAACCCACGGATTGCCGCTTTCGGGATGAAGCGGCAACCGTCGCGGATATCTGGGTTACTGGTCGCCGAGTTCGGGTGCCCCGACGTAGCCCGGCGGTTGCACGTCGCCCTCGGTTTCCGCGTGTGCCCGGTCGCGTTTCAGCGCGCGGCGGGTGTCCGCGTTCAGTTCCACGATGTGACAGAGCGGGTTTCCGGGGTAGACCACCGGATTCTCCAGCACACCGACGAGCAGGCCGGTGAACGGTGCCTTGACGGACTCGCTTTCGGTCTTGAACGGGTTCGTGATGGAACAGATTGGCGTCCCCTCGTACACCAGCGAGCCACGGTCGTAATGCATCTCGACGAGGCCCCCGACGTCCGCGCGGAGCCACGTCTTTTCCTTCTCATCGTCGATGACGGTTCTCCATCCCGGCCATTTCACCGGGTCGTCGGGGTGGAGATTGTACTCCGCGAAGGCGCTCATCACGCCTTCGAGCGCTCGGTCGATGAAGTGTCGTTGGAAGCGGTGTGCTTC of Haladaptatus sp. R4 contains these proteins:
- a CDS encoding succinate dehydrogenase/fumarate reductase iron-sulfur subunit, producing the protein MSTQLSEDADQESETERTETPGDRRRAEKGGNEPSKVQESTETDGETVRLKVFRYDPEVEGKMEPRFDEFHVPYEKGMTVLDALIYARDHFDTTLTFRHSCRQAICGSDALFINGTQRLGCQTQISDLKGTVRVEPLPHAEVVKDLVVDMEHFYDQMHSVEPYFQTSEKPSDELEEQRQSRENREKIKMSTRCIWCGACMSSCNIAAGDNQYLGPAALNKAFRFAMDDREGEEMHQHRYDILDQEHGVWRCQTQFSCTNVCPKDIPLTEHIQELKRSAVKNNLKFW
- a CDS encoding succinate dehydrogenase hydrophobic membrane anchor subunit, with protein sequence MAERYSSFRSGSMSWFLQRVTAAFLIVVLAFHLFMLHFVHHAEDVTFLGTQARMSQWGYFATMTLFLLTATFHGVNGVYAALLNQGLTGSRKTAVKWVLVVAGLLLAIQGIYVALTMNGLM
- the sdhC gene encoding succinate dehydrogenase, cytochrome b556 subunit, which produces MSQSYDRGLIEDFGRWREFSAGMWAWIFHKFTGWVLIGYLFTHIAVLSTSTVSGKYYTQTIQGLEGLTVIRIAEVGLIAVAVFHILNGVRLLFIDLGLGLESQDKSFYASLIVTAIIVLASIPTLLTGAF